Part of the Halobellus ruber genome is shown below.
GGCGGGGCCGCCGGCGATGTACACCGGCACCGGCGCGTGCTCGACGATCGGGACGAACTCCGAATCCCCCGGGTACGGCGTCTTGAGCACGTCTGCCCCCAACTCGAAGGCGATCCGGGCGGCGTCGGCGAGCAGTTCGCCGTCGAACTCGTCGTCGATCTCCTGGCCCCACAGCGTCGGCTCCACAACGAGTGGAAGCCCGACGTCGTTGCACGCGTCCGCCGCGTCGGCGACGAACTCGACGTTGCCCGACAGTACGGCCGGATCCGACCGGCCGTAGACCAGCGCCATCTTCGCGGCGTCGGCGCCGGCCGCCGCGGCGGCCTCCGGCGAGAACACCTGGGTGTGGATCTCGCTGCCGTCGTCCCCGCCGGGGGTCGTGGAGTTGTGCAACAGGTCGAGCGTCGCGATCCGGCTGACGTCGTAGTCGTCGATCAGGGATCCGAACCGCTGGAGGAACGGGACGCCGGCGAGCAATCCATCAACGTTCGCCTCCAACAGGGTTCGGAGCGTCGCCTCGGGATCGGCGAAATCCTCGTAACTCCCCCAGTGGAGGCCGTGGTCGATTGCGACCACGACCGCGTCCTCGTTCATCGCTCGCCTCCCCGACCGCGGCGGCAGGCGGCCCTCGGCCGGTCAATCGAGGACAACGACGTCCACCTCGCGTTCGCGGGGGCCACAGAGCTCGAAGAACATGATCTCCTCCCAGGTGCCCAGATCGAGTTCGCCGTCCTCCAAAAGCGTCAGGACCGGCCGCTTGATCATCGCCGACAGCAGGTGGGCGTGGGCGTTGGGCTGTTCCCCGCGGTTGATGTGGTCGGTGTCGTGATAGTAGCCGTCGTCGGGCGGGGCCAGTTCCATAAACCGGCGCTTCATATCGAACAGGAGCTTCTCCTCGAACTCGTTGGTCGACAGCGCCGCGGAAGTGTGCGGCGTCGACACCCACGCGAGCCCCTCTTCGGCCCCGATGTCCTCGATCGCGGCGGTGACCTCCGGCGAGACGTTCCGGATGTCGAACCGGTCGGCCGTCTCGATCGAGAAGGTCCGCTTGCGGATACGCATACGGGTCGATGCTCGATTCGCTACTTATAATTATTGTAAATTCTCATATGTTTCTCGGAACGCTTTTGATTTTGGACTCTCAGCCTCACCGTATGTCCGAAGGAGAGCGACCGTACCCGCGGACGATGGGGCACATCGGTCTGGCGGTCAGCGACATCGACGAGGCCTTCGAGTGGTACCAGGACGTGTTGGGGCTCACGCCCGTGATGGAGCCCGACACCGTCGAGGCGGGCGTCGG
Proteins encoded:
- a CDS encoding class I fructose-bisphosphate aldolase encodes the protein MNEDAVVVAIDHGLHWGSYEDFADPEATLRTLLEANVDGLLAGVPFLQRFGSLIDDYDVSRIATLDLLHNSTTPGGDDGSEIHTQVFSPEAAAAAGADAAKMALVYGRSDPAVLSGNVEFVADAADACNDVGLPLVVEPTLWGQEIDDEFDGELLADAARIAFELGADVLKTPYPGDSEFVPIVEHAPVPVYIAGGPAVGSDREVLEMVAGARDAGGRGVMFGRNVWQREDPAAVVDAFRRIVHDGASVDEAAAALEDV
- a CDS encoding secondary thiamine-phosphate synthase enzyme YjbQ, with translation MRIRKRTFSIETADRFDIRNVSPEVTAAIEDIGAEEGLAWVSTPHTSAALSTNEFEEKLLFDMKRRFMELAPPDDGYYHDTDHINRGEQPNAHAHLLSAMIKRPVLTLLEDGELDLGTWEEIMFFELCGPREREVDVVVLD